The following is a genomic window from Micromonospora cathayae.
CCTGGAAGGCGAAGATGGCCTGGTCGTCGGCGGCCAGCGAGGCCATCAGCTCCGGTGCCTCGCCCAGCACCAGGCCGAACGGCAGGTCGTGCGAGTACGCCTGCACGCAGGTGCGCCGGGTGGCGGTGACCACGTCGCGGAAGGTGTGGCAGTCCGACACGTCGGTGCGCAGCGGGACGAAGTTGAAGAACGACCCCACCGTCTGGTGGAACCTGGCCTGGCCGCGCCCGGAGCTGAGCGTCGGCACGGTCAGGTCGCTGCGGCCGGTGTCCCGGCGCAGGAACTCCTTGTACGCGGCGAGCATCACCATGAACGGCGAGGCGCGCAGCGACCGGGACAGCTTCAGCACGTCCCGGGTGAGGTCGGCGTCGACCAGGAAGCGGTGCGCGGCGGTGCTCTTGGGCAGTTGCGCCGAACGCGGGTGGTCGGTGCGGGTGGTGTGGATGCGCGCGCCCTTGAGCTTGTCCCGCCAGTACTCCCGGTTACGGTCGGCGCCGGGCGTGCCGACCCGCTCCCGCTCCCAGACGGTGAACTCCCGGTACTGGCGGACCTCCGGCAGCTCCGGCACCTGGTGGCCGGTACGGGTGGCGTACGCGTTCGCCAGGTCCCGGACCAGCAGCTGCATCGACCACTCGTCGGCGGCGGCGTGGTGGGCGATCAGCACCAGGGCCGCGTCGTCGGCGGCGAACCGGCCCAGCACCGCGTTCAGCAGCGGCAGCTCACCGAAGCCGTACTCCTCGGTCTCGACCTCGGCCAGCAGCCGCTCGGCCCGCGCGTCCCGGTCGGCCGGGTCGGGCACCGGCAGGTCACGGACCTCCAGTTGCGGCTGCGACGGCGGCCGGACCAGCTGGGCGCTGTTCTCGCCGTCCCGGACCACCTCGGTACGCAGGATCTCGTGCCGGCGCACCACGTCGGCGAGCGCGGCGCGCAGCGCGTCGAGGTCGAGGCTGCCGCGCAGCCGCCAGGCGGCCACGATGAAGTACTTCGGGCCGAACGGGCCCTCCCCGTCACCCTTGTCGAACAGGGACAGGAACTCCTGGTTGAAGGAGAGCGGCGCGCGGGCGGCCACGCCGTCCGACGCCGGCTGGGTCGCGGGAACGGTCATGATCGGGAACCTCCGGCTAGTGGGGCGGGATGACGGTCGGCGCCGGAGCCGGCAGGTCCGGGCGGCACCAGGGCGTACGGGGTGCGGGTGGCGAAGTCCGGCACGGCGGCCTCGACGGCGGCGGCCAGCCCGGCGAGGGTGGGGTCGGCCCAGAAGTCGGCGGCGGCCACCTCGACGCCGTACCGCTGGCGGATGCGGTGCAGCAGCACCGGCACCAGCAGGGAGTGACCGCCGGCGGCGGTGAAGTGCTGCCGGGGGTCGCCCGGGGTGACCCCGAGCACCTCGGCGACGACGGTGGCCAGGGCCCGCTGGGCCGGGGAGACCGGCTCGCCGGGGCCACCGGCGGCGTCGCGGGCCGCCAGCGCGCGCCGGTCCACCTTGCCGCCGGCGTTGCGGGGCAGGGCCGGCACGGTCCGGAAGACCAGCGGTACGGCCAGCCGGCCGAGGTGCCGACGCACGGCGGTACGCCAACCGTCGGCGGTGCCGTCGGCGGTGGTCACCACGTGGGCGACCAGTCGGGCGATCCGACCGTCGGGTCCGGCGACCGGGACGACCGCGCAGTCGGTGACGGTGGGCTGGGCGGCCACCACCGCCTCGATCTCGGTGAGTTCCAGCCGTACCCCGTTGAACTTGATCTGCTGGTCGTCGCGGCCCCGGAACTCCAGCGCGCCGTCCCACCGTCGCCGGCCCAGGTCGCCGGTGCGGTGCCAGCGGCCGGCGTGCGGGCTGAGCGTGCCGGGCTCCGCCACCGGCCGGAACACCCGGTCGTCGGCGGGGGCCGCGCCGAGGTAGCCGGCGGTGACGTACGGGCTGTGCAGCACCAGGTGACCGGTGACGCCGGTCGGGCAGGGCCGGTCGTCGGCGTCCAGCACCAGCAG
Proteins encoded in this region:
- a CDS encoding condensation domain-containing protein, translating into MTVPATQPASDGVAARAPLSFNQEFLSLFDKGDGEGPFGPKYFIVAAWRLRGSLDLDALRAALADVVRRHEILRTEVVRDGENSAQLVRPPSQPQLEVRDLPVPDPADRDARAERLLAEVETEEYGFGELPLLNAVLGRFAADDAALVLIAHHAAADEWSMQLLVRDLANAYATRTGHQVPELPEVRQYREFTVWERERVGTPGADRNREYWRDKLKGARIHTTRTDHPRSAQLPKSTAAHRFLVDADLTRDVLKLSRSLRASPFMVMLAAYKEFLRRDTGRSDLTVPTLSSGRGQARFHQTVGSFFNFVPLRTDVSDCHTFRDVVTATRRTCVQAYSHDLPFGLVLGEAPELMASLAADDQAIFAFQVFQMPFAMKAETVGDVVYSDLRRRLTSQEETTDVPDGALWTFDLDPDGETVGSLLYNTNLLDPARMARMADEYCALLRRLVDAPDAPLDAPADRTPTA